From the genome of Hymenobacter cellulosilyticus, one region includes:
- a CDS encoding glycosyltransferase: MVAEAARHSPFLLRLVQLRELPTAGTGKKAALQAALHHARAPWIVCTDADCRFGPDWLSSYAAVVTTDAEARFISGPVLLTGPATAWQQLMGLEFAGLVGVGAAGIGSQNPTMCNGANLAYRREAFAAVQGFAGNEHLASGDDEFLLHKLHAAFPGSIRFLKHPAALVSTAAPATLAALLRQRVRWASKWRHYQHPASQQLALLVLGPTWRYSRI; this comes from the coding sequence GTGGTAGCCGAAGCGGCCCGGCACAGCCCATTCCTGCTGCGCCTGGTGCAGCTCCGCGAATTGCCCACGGCCGGCACCGGCAAAAAAGCTGCCCTGCAAGCCGCCCTGCACCACGCCCGTGCCCCCTGGATAGTCTGCACCGATGCCGACTGCCGCTTCGGCCCCGACTGGCTGAGCAGCTACGCCGCCGTGGTTACCACCGATGCGGAAGCCCGCTTCATCAGCGGCCCGGTGCTGCTCACGGGGCCTGCCACCGCCTGGCAGCAGCTTATGGGCCTCGAATTCGCGGGGCTGGTAGGCGTGGGGGCTGCCGGCATCGGGAGCCAAAACCCGACGATGTGCAATGGAGCCAATCTGGCTTACCGCCGCGAGGCCTTTGCTGCCGTGCAGGGCTTTGCCGGCAACGAGCACCTGGCCAGCGGCGACGACGAATTCCTGCTGCACAAGCTCCACGCGGCCTTTCCCGGCAGCATCCGCTTCCTGAAGCACCCCGCCGCTTTGGTTTCCACGGCTGCTCCGGCCACGCTGGCTGCTTTGCTCCGGCAGCGGGTGCGCTGGGCCAGCAAGTGGCGGCACTACCAGCACCCGGCCTCCCAGCAGCTGGCTTTGCTGGTACTGGGGCCAACGTGGCGTTATTCGCGGATTTGA
- a CDS encoding DJ-1/PfpI family protein, with the protein MKKPFRLPFFLTALLLVSQVVCQARPQHGYSADDPDFPSPDGSCAVGHRPLAAGREVKTIAFYLQDGVEVLDFAGPLEVFTSAGYQVFTVTKAAGPITSQGVLRIQPDYTLQNAPKADIVAFFGGNSNAVFKDPEVQAWLRAQQDVAYYFSVCTGALMLAEAGILDNQVATTFHSTLDKLQRDYPAVDVRRQVRFVDNGRVITTAGISAGIDGALHLVAKLQGLNAAKRTAYYMEYDNWKPGDGLLLAPDNPYTKLPAAKDLAPYTGTYQYPDGQQLVIKPSPHPGELLAVVGQNSYPLYYERENEFSNVAGKPVVFQRGTGRKVTGYSLEQTGPVYQKQR; encoded by the coding sequence ATGAAAAAGCCCTTCCGCCTCCCGTTTTTTCTCACCGCGCTTCTGCTGGTTAGCCAAGTCGTTTGCCAGGCCCGGCCGCAGCATGGTTACTCAGCCGATGACCCAGACTTTCCGAGCCCAGACGGCTCTTGTGCGGTCGGCCACCGGCCGCTGGCGGCTGGAAGAGAAGTTAAAACCATTGCCTTTTACCTGCAGGACGGGGTAGAAGTGCTCGACTTTGCCGGGCCGCTGGAAGTCTTCACCTCGGCCGGCTACCAGGTATTTACCGTGACCAAGGCGGCCGGGCCCATTACCTCCCAGGGTGTGCTGCGCATTCAGCCCGACTACACCCTGCAGAATGCCCCGAAGGCTGATATCGTGGCCTTCTTTGGCGGCAACTCCAACGCCGTTTTCAAGGACCCGGAGGTGCAGGCCTGGCTGCGGGCCCAGCAAGACGTGGCCTACTATTTCTCGGTCTGCACCGGCGCCCTGATGCTGGCCGAAGCCGGGATTCTGGATAACCAAGTGGCTACCACCTTTCACAGCACCCTCGACAAGCTGCAGCGCGACTACCCGGCCGTGGACGTACGCCGGCAGGTGCGCTTCGTCGATAATGGTCGGGTCATCACTACCGCCGGTATATCGGCAGGCATCGACGGGGCCTTGCACCTAGTGGCCAAGCTGCAGGGGCTAAACGCGGCCAAGCGCACGGCCTACTACATGGAATACGACAACTGGAAGCCCGGCGACGGGCTGCTGCTGGCTCCCGATAATCCTTACACCAAACTGCCCGCCGCCAAGGACCTGGCGCCTTATACCGGTACCTACCAGTATCCGGATGGGCAGCAATTGGTCATCAAGCCCAGCCCCCACCCGGGCGAGTTGCTGGCAGTGGTCGGCCAAAACAGCTACCCGCTGTACTACGAGCGGGAAAACGAGTTTTCCAACGTGGCTGGCAAGCCGGTAGTTTTCCAGCGCGGCACAGGCCGTAAAGTCACGGGCTACTCGTTGGAGCAAACGGGTCCGGTGTATCAGAAGCAGCGGTAG
- a CDS encoding GlxA family transcriptional regulator, translating to MMTRIFFCFPAQVHLLDINGPAHIFYEARELGADLELHFLSLDGAPQATSSAGLAFTRLESFGNFTLGPQDYVFLPGLDRQLLFDAAFNQSLAPFHAWLRVQHGRGAQLCAVCTGAYLLAGAGLLNGRQCTTHWKYLADFRHRFPAALLLQDRLFVKDQNVYSTAGVSSGIDLALYILEEAYGPLLTAQVAKEVVVYMRRTEKDPQLSVFLQHRNHLDDRIHRVQDHLARDLSQGRNLEKLAAAVSMSPRNLTRLFKKTTGLTIGHYQDKLRLERAVALLREGLKVEAVAQSCGFAGANQFRELLKKQAGVLPSQVGSGG from the coding sequence ATGATGACGCGCATCTTTTTCTGCTTTCCGGCCCAGGTCCACCTGCTCGACATCAACGGGCCGGCCCATATTTTCTACGAGGCCCGGGAGCTGGGGGCCGACCTGGAGCTGCACTTCCTGAGTCTGGACGGAGCCCCGCAGGCCACTTCCAGCGCCGGGCTGGCTTTTACCCGGCTGGAGTCGTTCGGCAACTTTACGCTGGGCCCCCAGGACTACGTGTTTCTGCCCGGGCTCGACCGGCAGCTGCTCTTTGATGCGGCCTTCAACCAATCCTTAGCGCCCTTTCACGCGTGGCTGCGCGTGCAGCACGGGCGCGGGGCCCAGCTCTGTGCCGTGTGCACGGGGGCCTACCTGCTGGCCGGAGCGGGCCTCTTGAACGGCCGGCAATGCACTACCCACTGGAAATACCTAGCCGACTTCCGCCACCGGTTTCCGGCCGCACTATTGCTCCAGGACCGGCTGTTTGTAAAAGACCAAAACGTGTACTCCACAGCCGGGGTGTCGTCGGGTATCGACCTGGCCCTCTATATCTTGGAAGAAGCGTACGGCCCGCTACTGACAGCCCAGGTGGCCAAGGAGGTAGTGGTGTACATGCGGCGCACCGAAAAGGACCCGCAGCTGAGCGTGTTTTTGCAGCACCGCAACCACCTCGACGACCGGATTCACCGGGTGCAGGACCACCTGGCCCGGGACCTGAGCCAGGGCAGGAACCTGGAAAAGCTGGCGGCCGCCGTGAGCATGAGTCCGCGCAACCTGACCCGCTTATTCAAGAAAACCACGGGCCTGACCATCGGCCATTACCAGGACAAGCTGCGCCTGGAGCGGGCCGTGGCCCTACTGCGGGAGGGACTCAAGGTAGAGGCTGTGGCCCAGAGCTGCGGGTTTGCCGGGGCCAATCAGTTCCGGGAGCTGCTCAAAAAGCAGGCGGGCGTGCTACCCAGCCAGGTCGGTAGCGGCGGCTAG
- a CDS encoding c-type cytochrome, with product MLAIVVAMGSMLLSAAGLISILPPSAPQLAALAPDSTQAQPLDSAQLAAAPAAIDSVTMVASIQGKAIFENNCAQCHAINEVVVGPALKDVHTRRSIAWLVPWVRNSSKMVASGDEYAVKIFNQYQKQQMPSFQLSEAEIKSIMAYIEVESTLTAYNNTTGPLPYPR from the coding sequence ATGCTGGCTATTGTAGTAGCTATGGGCAGTATGCTGCTAAGTGCGGCAGGCCTTATTTCCATTTTGCCGCCGAGTGCGCCACAGCTGGCCGCCTTGGCCCCTGACAGCACCCAGGCCCAGCCCCTGGATTCGGCGCAGCTGGCCGCCGCCCCCGCAGCCATTGATTCGGTGACAATGGTAGCCAGTATTCAGGGCAAAGCCATTTTTGAGAACAACTGCGCCCAGTGCCACGCCATCAACGAGGTGGTGGTAGGGCCCGCGCTGAAAGATGTGCACACGCGCCGCTCCATTGCCTGGCTGGTACCTTGGGTGCGGAATTCGAGCAAGATGGTAGCCAGCGGCGATGAGTACGCAGTGAAGATTTTCAACCAGTACCAGAAGCAGCAGATGCCCAGCTTTCAGCTTTCCGAAGCCGAAATCAAGAGTATCATGGCCTATATTGAGGTAGAGTCGACCCTCACTGCATACAACAACACGACGGGCCCGCTTCCATACCCGCGCTAA
- a CDS encoding ABC transporter permease, which yields MATPTAPFAPTTAPPARPPSYYVRQRLLQNRPAMLGLGFIVLCTLVALLGYWVLPDNSPDANNGLVQLQKEPPGFTATILRLPLAEAANTPDNIGRTWWQGRDVRFRESPIGGYRIQGDSVLIQPYQNHSSLADAPQRYSLAQVAGQAGSAQELRRIVEQERIIRRTYWLGTDKAGRDELSRLLLGTRISLGIGLVAVLISLALGMLIGAVGGYVGGWVDSLLMGVMTVVWSIPGIMLVIAISLALDSKGVWTSFVAVGLTMWVDVARVVRGQMLSLREKTFVEAGRVLGLPQGRLIARHLLPNMTGPLIVIATSNFAAAILLEAGLSFLGLGVQPPAPSWGLMVNEGFQLLGTQAGLWLTLLPGLAISLLVLSFNLLGNGLRDAYDPKTPIGA from the coding sequence GTGGCCACGCCTACCGCGCCTTTTGCGCCCACTACCGCGCCGCCGGCCCGCCCGCCCAGCTACTACGTGCGGCAGCGGCTGCTCCAGAACCGGCCCGCCATGCTGGGTCTGGGCTTTATCGTGCTCTGTACCCTGGTGGCCTTGCTGGGCTACTGGGTATTGCCCGACAACTCGCCCGACGCCAACAACGGCCTGGTGCAGCTGCAAAAAGAGCCCCCGGGCTTCACGGCTACCATTTTGCGTCTGCCTCTAGCGGAGGCCGCCAACACGCCCGACAACATCGGGCGCACCTGGTGGCAGGGCCGCGACGTGCGCTTCCGGGAGTCGCCCATCGGCGGCTACCGGATCCAGGGCGACTCGGTGCTGATCCAACCCTACCAGAACCACAGTTCCCTGGCCGACGCGCCCCAGCGCTACTCTCTGGCCCAGGTGGCTGGCCAGGCCGGCTCAGCCCAGGAGCTGCGCCGCATCGTGGAGCAGGAGCGCATTATCCGGCGCACTTACTGGCTGGGCACCGACAAGGCTGGCCGCGACGAGCTGAGCCGCCTGCTGCTGGGTACCCGCATTTCGCTGGGCATTGGCCTGGTGGCGGTGCTCATTTCCCTGGCTTTGGGCATGCTCATCGGGGCGGTGGGCGGCTACGTGGGCGGCTGGGTCGATAGTCTGCTCATGGGCGTGATGACGGTGGTGTGGAGCATTCCAGGCATCATGCTGGTCATTGCCATTTCCCTGGCCCTCGACAGCAAGGGCGTCTGGACTTCCTTCGTGGCCGTGGGCCTGACCATGTGGGTGGATGTAGCCCGGGTGGTACGGGGCCAGATGCTGAGCTTGCGGGAGAAGACATTTGTGGAGGCCGGGCGGGTGTTGGGCCTGCCCCAGGGCCGGCTCATCGCCCGCCACCTGCTGCCCAACATGACTGGACCTCTTATTGTAATTGCAACCAGTAACTTTGCGGCAGCAATATTGCTGGAAGCCGGCCTGAGCTTTCTGGGCCTGGGCGTGCAGCCGCCAGCTCCCTCCTGGGGCCTGATGGTCAATGAAGGCTTCCAGCTGCTCGGTACCCAGGCCGGCTTGTGGCTGACGCTGCTGCCGGGCCTGGCCATCAGCTTGCTGGTGCTGAGCTTCAACCTGCTGGGCAACGGCCTGCGAGATGCCTACGACCCCAAAACTCCCATTGGTGCCTAG
- a CDS encoding PP2C family protein-serine/threonine phosphatase yields MPDTSHVHPDVLSLRKVLLLKKQELSALLEITQAINQDTSEETLYKIFQFTLLGQLNIRRIVLYVKEEGRWQCTVSFGFQLADFRKIELPNEIIDSCVAGACSISSLKLDAEWQKLETVIPVTQQDAVLAYVMIGNVQEDYTDEEAIKFLETLSNILIGAIENRRLNRQRISAAAMRKEIEIAQEVQNLLFPSKLPNDAQVAVHASYVPHTAIGGDYYDVVSIDKDRFLFCVADVSGKGVPASLLMSNFQAGLRTLLRQNVDLATIVHELNHLLFRNSGGEKFITVFFGIYNRATRHLQYVNAGHNDPILLPDVGPVQYLKTGTVMLGIMEKLPMLTVGETEIPPHSLLLSYTDGLTEVFDESGAEYGEEGLIKLIQRNRYLPLTALHKEMLREIEEFSTTKSHFADDVTILSCRFK; encoded by the coding sequence ATGCCTGATACGAGCCACGTTCACCCCGATGTCCTGAGTCTGCGCAAGGTGCTGCTGCTGAAAAAGCAGGAGCTCAGTGCGCTGCTGGAAATCACCCAGGCCATCAACCAGGATACGAGCGAGGAAACGCTCTACAAAATATTCCAGTTTACCCTGCTCGGGCAATTGAATATCCGGCGTATCGTGCTCTACGTGAAGGAAGAAGGCCGCTGGCAGTGCACCGTGTCGTTTGGCTTTCAGCTGGCTGATTTCCGCAAGATCGAGCTGCCCAACGAAATCATTGACAGCTGCGTGGCGGGCGCCTGCTCTATCTCGTCGCTGAAGCTGGACGCCGAGTGGCAGAAGCTCGAAACCGTGATTCCCGTAACCCAGCAGGACGCGGTGCTGGCCTACGTGATGATTGGCAACGTGCAGGAAGACTACACCGACGAGGAGGCCATCAAGTTTCTGGAAACCCTGAGCAACATCCTAATCGGGGCCATCGAAAACCGCCGCCTCAACCGCCAGCGGATTTCGGCTGCGGCCATGCGCAAGGAAATCGAAATTGCCCAGGAAGTGCAGAACCTGCTGTTTCCCAGCAAGCTGCCCAACGATGCCCAGGTGGCCGTGCACGCCAGCTACGTGCCCCACACCGCCATCGGCGGCGACTACTACGACGTGGTCAGCATCGACAAGGACCGGTTTCTGTTCTGCGTGGCCGACGTATCGGGTAAGGGCGTACCGGCCTCCCTGCTGATGTCGAACTTCCAGGCCGGCCTGCGCACCCTGCTGCGGCAGAACGTGGACCTGGCCACCATCGTGCACGAGCTCAATCACCTGCTGTTTCGCAATTCGGGCGGGGAGAAGTTCATTACCGTGTTCTTCGGCATCTACAACCGTGCTACCCGCCACCTGCAGTACGTCAACGCGGGCCACAACGACCCGATTCTGCTGCCCGATGTCGGGCCGGTTCAGTACCTGAAGACGGGCACCGTAATGCTGGGCATCATGGAAAAGCTACCCATGCTTACGGTGGGCGAAACCGAGATTCCGCCGCATTCCCTGCTGCTCAGCTACACCGACGGCCTCACCGAGGTATTCGACGAAAGCGGAGCCGAGTACGGCGAAGAAGGCCTGATCAAGCTTATTCAGCGCAACCGCTACCTGCCCCTCACGGCCCTGCACAAGGAGATGCTGCGCGAAATCGAAGAGTTCAGCACCACCAAAAGCCACTTCGCCGACGACGTCACCATCCTCAGCTGCCGGTTTAAGTAG
- a CDS encoding O-antigen ligase family protein, which yields MLYAPDFEKTVFNGHNFEKHLEATYKLEDVSGMERVYRWVAAARMISEKPITGSGPSTFYPEYKRFTVKSFRTYVSDNPEKSTTHNYFLLQLAEQGFPGFLLFVILFGTALVMVENLYHRSHSAQNRRVVLAAGLSLVVIIFHLLLNELVEVDKVGSFFYIAMALLMRAEGWIAEEAVAVNE from the coding sequence ATGCTGTACGCCCCGGACTTTGAGAAGACGGTCTTCAACGGCCACAACTTCGAGAAGCACCTAGAGGCAACCTACAAGCTGGAGGACGTTTCGGGCATGGAGCGGGTGTACCGCTGGGTGGCAGCGGCCCGCATGATCAGCGAGAAGCCCATTACCGGCAGCGGCCCCAGCACCTTTTACCCCGAGTACAAGCGCTTCACGGTCAAGAGCTTCCGTACCTACGTGAGCGACAACCCGGAGAAGTCGACCACCCACAACTACTTTCTGCTGCAGCTGGCCGAACAGGGCTTTCCGGGCTTCCTGCTGTTTGTCATCCTCTTCGGTACGGCCCTGGTCATGGTCGAAAACCTTTACCACCGCAGCCACTCGGCCCAGAACCGGCGCGTGGTGCTGGCCGCCGGCCTGTCGTTGGTGGTCATCATCTTCCACCTGCTGCTCAATGAGTTGGTGGAGGTCGACAAAGTAGGCTCCTTCTTCTACATTGCCATGGCCCTGCTTATGCGCGCCGAAGGCTGGATTGCCGAGGAAGCGGTGGCGGTCAATGAGTGA